In one Winogradskyella sp. MH6 genomic region, the following are encoded:
- a CDS encoding superoxide dismutase, giving the protein MAFELPKLKYAYDALEPHIDARTMEIHHTKHHNGYTTKLNAAIEGTDLEGKSIEDILTNLDMNNAGVRNNGGGFYNHSLFWEVMNPEDRGYLSGELKDAIEAEFGSKDAFVEAFSKAAATQFGSGWAWLCVHKGGKVEVCSTPNQDNPLMPGVTCGGTPILGLDVWEHAYYLNYQNRRPDYIDAFFKVINWNEVERRYAEAK; this is encoded by the coding sequence ATGGCTTTTGAATTACCAAAATTAAAATATGCATACGATGCTTTAGAACCACATATTGATGCACGTACAATGGAAATCCACCATACAAAACATCACAATGGTTATACAACAAAGTTAAATGCAGCTATTGAAGGCACAGATTTAGAAGGAAAATCTATTGAAGATATTTTAACTAACCTAGACATGAATAATGCTGGTGTTAGAAATAATGGTGGTGGTTTTTATAACCACTCTTTATTTTGGGAAGTAATGAACCCTGAAGACAGAGGATATTTATCAGGAGAATTAAAAGACGCTATTGAAGCAGAATTTGGATCTAAAGATGCTTTTGTTGAAGCTTTTTCTAAAGCTGCAGCAACACAATTTGGTTCAGGATGGGCTTGGTTGTGTGTGCACAAAGGTGGTAAAGTTGAGGTTTGCTCTACACCAAACCAAGATAACCCATTAATGCCTGGCGTTACTTGTGGTGGTACACCAATCTTAGGATTAGATGTGTGGGAACATGCTTACTATTTAAACTACCAAAACAGAAGACCAGATTACATTGATGCGTTTTTCAAAGTAATTAACTGGAATGAAGTTGAACGTCGTTATGCTGAAGCTAAATAA
- a CDS encoding UvrD-helicase domain-containing protein has translation MQDSAFKIYNASAGSGKTFTLAKTYIKILVNSKNNEQFKSILAITFTNKAVGEMKERIIEMLKVFSQKESLSEPHPMFSAICEELSIAPEFLIKRSEKILKHIMHNYGAFDISTIDGFTHRVIRTFAHDLKLPINFEVELDQERLLNEAVDNLISKAGENETLTQTLVDFAIEKADDDKSWDISYDFNKIAKLLVNENDINAIETLKNKTIEDFKGLKSTLIKAINKIENDIIATANAVLILLDESGLMHEDFSGKYLPKYFINLSENNLNVSFGTAWQNNLIEGGTLYPKRVTDTIASTIDSIQPNLSEAFLKTKNLIFELKLKQGFYKNITPLSVLNAIQQELNILKEEQNKMLISEFNKIISNEIKGQPTPFIYERLGEKFKHYFIDEFQDTSKMQWENLVPLLDNALSAPNGSTMLVGDAKQAIYRWRGGEPEQFVNLYNKSTNPFYVEAEVLSLDTNYRSAKEIINFNNGFFQFLSQNYFNDSRYAELYRKSSQATFKDTEGYVNIEFLDISKDDDANELYTNSVFKTIEECLKNGFTLDDICVIVRKRKDGVEIAEFLSEKGIKITSSETLLLKNSDKILFLDSFLKLLLQADNDNLKIEVLTFIANQQNIEDKHSFYSAHLNISFDEMLKNFEDLNIYINKNKLLQLPLYELVEELIRVFNLHNTSDAFLQFYLDVVLEFTQKQNSDLSSFINYFEKKKDSLSVISPKNNNAIQIMTIHKSKGLEFPVVIFPYADLNICSEIEPKVWFPTDKNNYQNFETLLLNYNSDVEHFGEIGKELYDIHQSQLELDNINLLYVTLTRAAEQLYIITKKDINAKGVVSEKTYAGMFISYLQDKGLWSDNTLTYSFGTSKTTKQKAELETHTNTINLISVPKENHNLRIITKAGQLWDTKQGEAIEKGNLVHLLLSKITTKEDIDFAIDDLIATGDTTKLKAEDLRTIVMDVIQHPKMSLYFNNEHKVYNERDIVTPSGELLRPDRININLNNEAIIIDYKTGDQKPSHAAQLNTYASILSTMNYKVQYKYLVYINESVEVIEV, from the coding sequence TTGCAAGATTCAGCCTTTAAAATATATAACGCATCCGCAGGTAGCGGAAAGACGTTTACCTTAGCAAAGACTTACATAAAAATCCTTGTTAACTCAAAAAACAACGAACAGTTTAAGTCCATATTAGCCATAACATTTACCAACAAAGCTGTTGGTGAGATGAAAGAGCGTATTATAGAAATGCTCAAGGTATTTTCCCAGAAAGAAAGTTTGTCTGAGCCGCATCCTATGTTTAGTGCCATCTGTGAGGAATTATCGATCGCACCCGAATTTCTTATAAAACGATCTGAAAAAATCTTAAAACACATAATGCACAACTATGGTGCTTTTGATATTTCTACAATTGATGGTTTTACACACAGAGTTATACGAACGTTTGCTCACGATTTAAAACTTCCTATAAATTTTGAAGTTGAACTAGACCAAGAGCGACTTCTCAATGAGGCTGTAGATAATTTAATTTCAAAAGCAGGAGAGAATGAGACTTTAACCCAAACACTTGTTGATTTTGCTATAGAAAAAGCTGATGATGACAAAAGCTGGGATATTAGTTACGATTTTAACAAAATAGCAAAGCTTTTAGTTAACGAAAATGATATTAATGCCATTGAAACACTTAAAAACAAAACTATTGAAGACTTTAAGGGCTTAAAATCTACTTTAATAAAAGCCATCAATAAAATCGAAAACGATATTATAGCTACAGCAAATGCAGTATTGATCTTATTGGATGAAAGCGGATTAATGCATGAAGATTTTAGCGGAAAATATCTTCCGAAATATTTTATCAATTTATCCGAAAATAACTTAAATGTTTCTTTCGGCACAGCTTGGCAAAACAATTTAATTGAAGGTGGCACACTTTACCCAAAACGTGTTACGGACACCATTGCAAGTACCATAGATAGTATTCAACCTAATCTATCAGAAGCATTTTTAAAAACTAAAAATCTAATTTTTGAGCTCAAACTTAAACAAGGCTTTTACAAAAATATTACACCGCTTTCCGTTCTAAATGCTATTCAACAAGAATTGAATATTCTGAAAGAAGAACAAAACAAAATGCTCATTTCAGAATTTAATAAAATCATAAGCAACGAAATAAAAGGCCAACCAACTCCCTTTATTTACGAACGTTTAGGCGAAAAGTTTAAACATTATTTTATCGACGAGTTTCAGGATACGTCAAAAATGCAATGGGAAAATTTAGTCCCTCTTTTAGACAATGCCCTTTCTGCACCAAATGGCTCTACAATGCTTGTAGGAGATGCCAAACAAGCTATTTATAGATGGCGTGGAGGTGAGCCAGAGCAGTTTGTTAATCTTTACAACAAATCAACAAATCCGTTTTATGTTGAAGCGGAAGTGTTGAGCTTAGACACAAACTACAGAAGTGCCAAAGAAATTATAAATTTCAATAATGGGTTCTTTCAATTTTTAAGTCAAAATTATTTTAACGATAGTAGATACGCAGAACTTTATAGAAAGTCTTCACAAGCAACTTTTAAAGATACCGAAGGCTATGTAAATATTGAATTTTTAGATATTTCTAAAGACGATGACGCCAACGAACTATACACAAATAGCGTTTTTAAAACCATTGAAGAATGTCTTAAAAACGGTTTTACTTTAGACGACATTTGTGTTATTGTAAGAAAGCGAAAAGACGGTGTTGAAATTGCTGAATTTCTGAGTGAAAAGGGAATTAAAATTACCTCATCTGAAACCTTACTCTTAAAAAACTCAGATAAAATTCTGTTTCTTGATTCGTTTTTAAAATTACTACTTCAAGCAGATAATGATAATTTAAAAATTGAGGTTTTAACATTTATAGCAAATCAGCAGAATATAGAAGACAAACATTCATTTTATAGTGCTCATCTAAACATTAGTTTTGATGAAATGCTCAAAAATTTTGAAGATTTAAACATCTACATCAATAAAAACAAACTCTTACAATTACCTCTATACGAATTAGTTGAAGAATTAATTAGAGTGTTTAACCTTCATAACACTTCAGATGCTTTTCTTCAATTTTACCTAGATGTTGTTTTAGAATTTACACAAAAGCAAAACTCAGATTTGTCGTCGTTTATCAATTATTTTGAAAAGAAAAAAGACAGTCTCAGCGTTATTTCACCAAAAAATAATAATGCTATTCAAATCATGACTATTCACAAGTCAAAAGGCTTAGAATTTCCTGTGGTTATTTTTCCTTACGCTGATCTAAATATTTGTAGTGAGATAGAGCCAAAAGTCTGGTTTCCGACAGATAAAAACAACTACCAGAATTTTGAAACTCTACTTCTTAACTACAATAGTGATGTTGAACACTTTGGTGAGATTGGCAAAGAGCTTTATGATATTCATCAATCTCAACTAGAGTTAGATAATATCAATCTTCTATATGTAACGTTAACTAGAGCTGCAGAACAATTATATATCATTACCAAAAAGGATATTAACGCTAAAGGTGTTGTAAGCGAAAAAACATATGCTGGTATGTTTATTTCATATTTACAAGACAAAGGATTATGGTCAGATAATACACTTACTTACAGCTTTGGTACTTCAAAAACCACAAAACAAAAAGCAGAATTAGAAACCCACACGAATACTATTAATTTAATCTCTGTCCCCAAAGAAAATCACAACCTAAGAATTATTACAAAGGCAGGCCAACTTTGGGACACCAAACAAGGCGAGGCTATAGAAAAAGGTAATTTAGTTCATCTTTTATTGTCTAAAATTACAACCAAAGAAGATATTGACTTTGCTATTGACGATTTAATAGCCACAGGAGATACTACAAAATTAAAAGCAGAAGACCTTAGAACAATTGTAATGGATGTAATTCAGCATCCTAAAATGAGTTTATACTTCAATAATGAGCATAAAGTTTATAACGAAAGAGATATTGTTACTCCATCTGGAGAGCTTCTTAGACCAGACCGCATAAATATCAATCTAAATAATGAAGCTATTATTATTGATTATAAAACAGGTGATCAGAAACCATCTCATGCAGCGCAGCTAAACACCTATGCCTCGATACTTTCTACCATGAACTACAAAGTACAATACAAATATCTTGTTTATATAAATGAAAGCGTAGAAGTTATTGAAGTCTAA